The Culex pipiens pallens isolate TS chromosome 2, TS_CPP_V2, whole genome shotgun sequence DNA window gttaccccttaggacaaagtttcacgcaaatcgaagaggggtcggggcaactgctgtgtgagttggcggagaattagccatttacaaacttattttacctccTCCTACTGGAAAATTGccaaaagaatccgaaaatgtgtTCCGTTTTTCTATTCGAAATCaagttcattgagaaaatcatgacattttgagaatattaaaataatgccattcatcaacattttcattaTAATAATTTTACGAAAACTTCCAcaaagtactttgaacacttctctaccatggttAGTATTATTCCAAAGCTTTCAATACGTAttaaatttgtactcttcagtttaaggaaaaatctcaaacctatcaaagtcactccgttttacggtacacgcGTCTCCAGGAAAATGAACTGGGATCTCGATTCTATGGAGAAGCATGATACTTTTAGTTCGATTTATGTACCGGAATCCGATATTTATTTTCATAGAAACATATTCTCAGCTTTGCGCTCTTATGTCCTGAGGCCTTTAAATCagcaaacaatgttttcatttgaTCTGTAAGTGTCTTATGATATGTTTTGATAATGTCTTAGTATTTTTCATtgataaaacaaacaaatcaccagagatgatttttgaaaaaatgtaatatttgtgaaaattttcctaaaacgTCACATTTTGGATCACTTTATTTTgtataggaccaccctaatagtAAAAAGTTATAATAATTTTGGTCAAggaactcccatgccaaatcggagcactatTGATCTGGATCCTGCTGGTTTAACATCAAATAACTTGGTCTAACAATTTTGATCCTTTTGAACCATAGCTACAAATattgcatttttggtaatctgaaAAACAtctacaatataaaaaaatagaaaattgcataatttaattttctaagtgaattatttatttttttaagtgaaattaaataGTGGAAGATTTGTTTTCGAGTGTAATaatcgattttatttatttatttatttatttatttattttttttttttattatagaaaCTTTACCACTTTTGTGGCATTCATGTCTTAATAATCGAATTCATATtagctacaactttgctgaagataccaaatcgatttaaaaaattgccagACTTATTAACCTTTacatagcatttttgtatgaccaccCCTCGAATTTGTATGAACATTTGTATGGACGAATGAacgctgaaaaattaattttcccaAAACAGCTCAACCGAAACGCTAATCCACTTCATAAAAGGAGCACTTGGAACGGGAATCCTGGCTATGCCATTGGCTTTCAAAAATGGCGGTTTGGTATTTGGAGTAGTGGGAACCATCTTTTCTACCATTGTTTACACACATATCGTTCATTTATTGGTAAGAGTTAGGTTAAATGGTTAAACTTCTGAAGATCTTTTGAAGtcaatatgaaaaattttaGGCCGGTACCTCACAAAGAGCAtgcaaaagaagcaaaatacCCGTTTTGGACTTTTCGGAAACGGCTGAGCAGGTCTTAGCCGGAGGACCTCTGAGATTCCGAAGATATGCTGGAACGGCCAAGTATTGAACACTTTTCTCGTTTTCTTTGCTGTTTTAAAGTATAGCGACTTGATCATTTCCAGAATCTACGTTGACTACATGCTACTGATCGTGAGATTTCTCTCGGTCTCCGTGTACTTGGTGTTCATTGGAACCGCCCTGCGGGACGTGATCAACTACGAGCTGCAGATCAGCTGGGATACCCGGGTATACATCGGCCTAACCACGATCATCATCGCTGCGATCACGCAGGTTCGCGAGCTCAAGTACCTGGTTCCGTTCTCGCTGATCGCCAACGTCTTCATGGTGGTTGCGTTTGCGATCTGTCTGTACTACATCTTCAGTGAACCCGTTTCGCTGGAGAACCGCGAACACTGGCCCGAACTGAGCGCCCTGCCGACGTTCTTCAGCATCGTGGTGTACGCGATCGATGCCATAGCGAACGTGCTGCCGGTGGAGAACAAGATGAAAGATCCGCAGCATTACCTGCACGCGTGTGGGGTGGTCAACTGGGCAAATGGAACCGTGACGATCATGTACATC harbors:
- the LOC120424594 gene encoding proton-coupled amino acid transporter-like protein pathetic yields the protein MNSSLEKLEEVRSDGNIATNDEDDYDPFKHRQTRKPNTSTETLIHFIKGALGTGILAMPLAFKNGGLVFGVVGTIFSTIVYTHIVHLLAGTSQRACKRSKIPVLDFSETAEQVLAGGPLRFRRYAGTAKIYVDYMLLIVRFLSVSVYLVFIGTALRDVINYELQISWDTRVYIGLTTIIIAAITQVRELKYLVPFSLIANVFMVVAFAICLYYIFSEPVSLENREHWPELSALPTFFSIVVYAIDAIANVLPVENKMKDPQHYLHACGVVNWANGTVTIMYIVIGFFGYARYGEDTKGSVPLNLPSDELLAKSAQLLAALAILFTIGLFFYVPIEILWRMINAKIDPKRHNVAQVTLRLGVVAVMAILALTVPQLEPFIGLAGALGSGSLTLLVPVLLDTLFRWPNDFGWMKWKLVKNVGLGIFGTFVLVAGTWFSVLDIVEIYT